A region of Granulibacter bethesdensis DNA encodes the following proteins:
- the gloB gene encoding hydroxyacylglutathione hydrolase produces the protein MTLALHPIPMRTDNYAWLVSDTESDLRAIIDPCEEQPALEALRQVGGHLALILLTHHHDDHIAAAAALRERTGALIAGAAADADRLPRLDHALHEGDRLPFGTLAEFQVIDTPGHTRGHISYFMPQGPFLFCGDTLFSLGCGRLFEGTPENMFTSLRRIATLPADTLIACGHEYTSANARFALHVDPDNAALQQRAADVARIRASGQPSLPVTLAQELTTNPFLRASTPHALGKLRQMKDRF, from the coding sequence GCTGGTCAGCGACACGGAAAGCGATCTCCGCGCGATCATTGACCCCTGCGAGGAGCAGCCCGCCTTGGAGGCGCTTCGGCAAGTGGGCGGCCACCTGGCTCTGATCCTGCTGACCCATCACCATGATGATCATATTGCCGCCGCCGCCGCCCTGCGGGAGCGGACCGGTGCCCTGATCGCCGGAGCCGCCGCGGATGCAGACAGACTGCCCCGGCTGGATCATGCCCTGCATGAGGGCGACAGGCTGCCCTTCGGAACGCTGGCCGAGTTCCAGGTGATTGACACGCCCGGCCACACACGGGGGCATATCTCCTACTTCATGCCGCAGGGACCGTTCCTGTTCTGCGGCGATACCTTGTTCAGCCTGGGATGCGGTCGTCTGTTCGAAGGCACGCCAGAGAACATGTTCACAAGCCTGCGCAGAATCGCTACCCTACCAGCCGATACACTGATAGCATGCGGCCACGAATATACGTCCGCCAATGCCCGTTTTGCGCTGCATGTTGATCCGGACAACGCGGCCTTGCAGCAACGAGCCGCTGATGTCGCGCGGATAAGGGCGTCAGGGCAGCCATCCCTGCCCGTTACTCTGGCGCAGGAGCTGACGACCAACCCGTTTCTCCGAGCCTCAACCCCGCATGCTCTTGGTAAGTTGAGGCAGATGAAAGACCGGTTCTGA